The following coding sequences lie in one Lysobacter capsici genomic window:
- a CDS encoding Panacea domain-containing protein — translation MGLSRARDVAQYVVERVREKRDTVTPLQLMKLVYLAHGFTLGVLGRPLIRDEFEAWQYGPVSRDLYEATRRYRSAPVDFVEGARSVDLDPEERSVVDQVIDYYSQFDGIRLSALTHEKDSPWDRAWSAGTGKNKLISNNLIENYYSQLVRSDISAEEAETA, via the coding sequence ATGGGACTGAGCAGAGCGCGTGACGTTGCTCAATATGTCGTTGAGCGAGTGCGTGAAAAGCGCGACACAGTGACGCCACTTCAACTAATGAAGTTAGTTTACTTGGCTCATGGTTTCACTCTGGGCGTGCTTGGCCGGCCTCTTATCCGTGACGAGTTTGAGGCTTGGCAATACGGACCAGTGTCTAGGGATCTCTATGAGGCCACGAGGCGATATCGCAGTGCTCCCGTAGATTTCGTTGAAGGTGCGAGATCTGTTGATCTGGATCCCGAAGAGCGAAGCGTTGTAGATCAAGTCATTGATTATTATTCTCAGTTCGATGGCATTCGCTTATCAGCATTGACCCATGAGAAGGACTCCCCATGGGATCGCGCATGGTCTGCCGGAACTGGTAAAAATAAACTTATTTCGAACAACCTTATAGAAAACTATTATTCTCAGCTGGTCAGAAGTGATATATCAGCTGAAGAGGCCGAAACGGCATAA
- a CDS encoding ankyrin repeat domain-containing protein, translating into MPVQVRKLCRRLKVPLPIPGIDPNYGPAPTPWKEAAEVMAAAVERIEDPELRERARDLAFPELHYAAIRGDVEVVEALLNAGLAPDMYPCTEDGDDEPPLAWLAQHREGRVDDTSLLAVAMLLLDRGAAIDEGTLPPLHYAAELEDEEMMALLLGADGEYGETRPT; encoded by the coding sequence ATGCCCGTCCAGGTTAGGAAGCTCTGCCGCCGCCTGAAGGTGCCGCTGCCGATCCCAGGGATCGACCCGAACTATGGACCCGCGCCCACGCCTTGGAAGGAAGCTGCGGAGGTGATGGCGGCCGCGGTCGAGCGGATCGAGGACCCGGAACTGCGGGAGCGGGCCCGGGACTTGGCGTTCCCAGAGCTCCACTACGCAGCCATCCGTGGCGACGTCGAGGTTGTGGAGGCACTGCTCAACGCGGGCTTGGCCCCAGACATGTATCCCTGCACGGAGGACGGCGACGACGAGCCACCCTTGGCCTGGTTGGCCCAGCACCGAGAAGGTCGGGTCGACGACACGTCCCTGCTCGCGGTGGCGATGCTGCTGCTGGACAGGGGCGCGGCGATCGACGAAGGCACGCTGCCCCCGCTGCACTACGCCGCGGAGCTCGAAGACGAGGAGATGATGGCCTTATTGCTTGGGGCGGATGGCGAATACGGAGAGACAAGACCGACATAA
- a CDS encoding PIN domain-containing protein, with protein sequence MTNKRRYAPDTNFFLQFKGAEELPWGDLTGEAVDEVELIVLLEVARELDGHKGSPNGRRSKRARKILALLDPLLDSPDPDVELVIREKRPRVSYRWAPIPPASRDRPANLDMTKADSRIVEEALACPTHFYCGDLALVTRDSGVRVFARAVGLKCHRLPDEWGLALESDENEKEIKALRERIKVLESFQPQISVNLSDNGQPIKQVVQATVTLYPSLSESFLDRVVQAVADAYPEQAARVFMGIVVTEPEEASRYNLLRKDWLLSVRRYVAARPIAWNDTHEPYKINLSLKNLGTASADRLVVDVFSHGGLRLVDPDTYEEEREDPEDDFPQLPQLLSGLAAFANMSAQGPALGAAGFKMPRLHGPPGRHFEWCWDEPGHSSSRLEGECAEFRHGIGHEDVTLLLRAAPEAENSSTGGLEVRYSATNLPEPQTQMWRVELKVLTGDSEATVRQLLRRELGIEL encoded by the coding sequence ATGACGAACAAGCGCCGCTACGCACCCGACACCAACTTCTTCCTGCAGTTCAAGGGGGCCGAGGAGCTCCCCTGGGGCGACCTCACTGGTGAGGCGGTGGACGAGGTCGAGTTGATCGTGTTGCTGGAGGTCGCCAGAGAGCTCGACGGCCATAAAGGCAGCCCGAACGGACGCCGCTCAAAACGAGCGAGAAAAATCCTGGCACTGCTCGACCCACTCCTGGACAGCCCGGATCCCGACGTCGAGCTGGTGATCAGGGAGAAAAGACCGCGAGTCTCTTACCGATGGGCCCCAATCCCGCCCGCAAGCCGCGATCGACCGGCCAACTTGGACATGACCAAAGCAGACAGCCGGATCGTGGAAGAGGCGTTGGCTTGCCCCACTCATTTTTATTGCGGCGATCTGGCCCTCGTGACGCGCGACAGCGGCGTTAGGGTGTTCGCCAGGGCCGTTGGATTGAAATGTCATCGGTTGCCAGACGAGTGGGGGCTGGCGCTTGAGAGCGACGAGAACGAAAAAGAGATCAAAGCCCTGCGCGAGCGCATCAAGGTGTTGGAAAGCTTTCAACCTCAGATCAGCGTAAATCTGTCTGACAACGGGCAACCGATCAAACAGGTGGTGCAAGCTACCGTCACGCTGTATCCATCGCTTTCCGAGAGCTTTTTAGACCGCGTTGTCCAGGCTGTCGCCGATGCGTATCCAGAGCAAGCAGCGCGGGTGTTCATGGGCATTGTGGTGACGGAGCCTGAAGAGGCCAGCCGATACAATCTGCTGCGCAAGGACTGGCTTTTGAGCGTGCGGCGATACGTCGCGGCCCGGCCGATCGCCTGGAATGACACCCATGAGCCCTACAAAATCAACTTGTCGCTGAAGAACCTGGGAACCGCGAGTGCAGATCGCCTCGTGGTCGATGTGTTTTCCCATGGTGGGTTGAGGTTGGTGGATCCAGACACCTACGAAGAAGAGCGAGAAGATCCCGAGGATGATTTCCCACAACTCCCTCAGCTGTTGTCTGGACTTGCTGCGTTCGCAAATATGAGCGCTCAAGGGCCAGCGCTGGGGGCAGCAGGGTTCAAAATGCCTCGCTTACATGGCCCGCCGGGACGTCATTTCGAATGGTGCTGGGATGAGCCCGGGCACTCGAGTTCCCGCCTGGAAGGGGAATGTGCGGAGTTCCGTCATGGCATCGGTCACGAGGACGTTACATTGTTGCTGAGGGCCGCACCCGAGGCTGAGAACAGTTCAACCGGTGGTTTGGAAGTTCGCTACTCCGCTACAAACCTGCCCGAGCCCCAGACCCAGATGTGGCGCGTGGAGCTCAAGGTTCTCACTGGGGACAGCGAAGCCACGGTTCGTCAGCTTCTGAGGCGCGAACTTGGGATTGAGCTCTAG
- a CDS encoding HEPN domain-containing protein — protein sequence MALKMTPGIEINAVAKAMESVLPKLRKLDRASEGADDALNMLIFENEKLGAAFYQSPYTAHHIDWQSAIDLILGVLNADSFTDSIGFARELDTAVKATATQRDYVVVMPLAFANPFGFGRRKQYLARPFMIRGFQITPPAESAAALNRYLAPLHAHDVQEDLFAHQVTQSQNALSMHPLVIFEVHGSFGSLRRQLDPDVRHLIGLIELFGRVFSAEKTVFANNAVSNHMFYSNKRTGSLDRIPQWQPLTVSLPLSRSLITAIRRPEMMASLDLLLAGNRKGLVGRLRNALDFFTRAVNERNPVTRLLFFVIAMEAIFSRDKHAPIRVTLADYAAILCFKADERRTVHADLLEIYDARSAIVHNGVSHVDTRLTDKSEALAARAIYCSLLLAHKVKDGTATHEDRFFERLRNMKIGIESNPVRSPLWRGYGLPAD from the coding sequence ATGGCATTGAAAATGACACCGGGCATCGAGATTAATGCGGTCGCAAAGGCCATGGAGTCCGTTCTGCCGAAGTTGCGCAAGCTGGATCGGGCAAGTGAAGGCGCCGACGACGCGTTGAATATGCTTATTTTCGAAAATGAAAAGCTGGGCGCCGCGTTCTATCAATCACCCTATACTGCGCACCACATCGACTGGCAATCTGCAATCGACCTCATTCTCGGAGTCCTGAACGCTGACAGTTTCACCGACTCAATTGGGTTTGCAAGGGAGCTCGATACCGCCGTGAAGGCGACGGCCACGCAGCGCGACTATGTGGTTGTCATGCCACTTGCATTCGCCAATCCATTCGGATTCGGTCGTCGAAAGCAGTACCTGGCCCGACCTTTTATGATCCGAGGTTTTCAGATCACGCCGCCGGCGGAAAGTGCTGCTGCGCTGAATAGATACCTCGCGCCGCTTCATGCGCATGATGTCCAGGAAGACCTCTTTGCGCATCAGGTTACACAGTCGCAAAACGCGCTCAGCATGCATCCATTGGTAATCTTCGAAGTTCATGGATCGTTCGGTTCACTTCGTCGTCAGCTTGATCCGGACGTTCGTCACCTTATAGGTTTGATTGAGCTGTTTGGTCGAGTATTTTCTGCAGAGAAGACCGTTTTTGCGAACAACGCGGTTTCAAACCACATGTTCTATTCCAACAAGCGCACGGGATCATTAGACCGCATCCCGCAATGGCAGCCTTTGACGGTGTCGTTGCCACTTAGTCGTTCGCTCATCACGGCGATCCGTCGCCCTGAGATGATGGCGTCCTTGGACCTGCTTTTGGCCGGAAACAGGAAGGGCTTGGTGGGCCGGCTGAGGAACGCGCTCGACTTCTTCACGCGAGCCGTAAACGAACGCAACCCCGTCACCCGTTTGCTTTTTTTTGTCATCGCGATGGAGGCCATCTTCTCTCGCGACAAGCATGCACCGATCAGGGTAACGCTTGCCGACTATGCCGCAATCCTGTGCTTCAAGGCAGACGAACGCCGTACGGTGCATGCTGATCTCCTCGAGATCTACGACGCTCGATCAGCGATAGTGCATAACGGTGTTTCTCACGTGGATACAAGATTGACAGACAAGTCCGAGGCGTTGGCGGCGAGGGCCATCTATTGCAGTCTCTTGCTTGCTCACAAGGTGAAAGACGGAACGGCTACTCACGAAGACAGATTTTTCGAGCGCCTAAGAAACATGAAAATAGGTATCGAATCGAACCCTGTCAGGTCGCCGTTGTGGCGAGGCTATGGTTTACCGGCAGACTGA
- a CDS encoding caspase family protein produces the protein MIKRKAILIANTHELLGSAIDIEKIKNFLESDRGGQWRGNEIQSLVNPRKSILQNALQIARSEGNDFVIVHFSGHGGQAVNSVTLELNESKETIQSFELFGIAPRQVSIFDCCRGIERVSVEAAYDSISESRSDIRSRYEARIMIAAPQQLKLYACSKGEFAEESEEGGYYSHSLFQAAIDSPEKYCAFNTAHASAAENVRRMTKQKQNPEIISGRHLGSQNIIISLR, from the coding sequence ATGATAAAGAGAAAAGCCATATTAATTGCCAACACTCATGAATTGCTTGGCTCAGCTATAGATATAGAAAAAATAAAAAATTTTCTTGAGTCGGATCGTGGCGGGCAGTGGCGCGGTAACGAGATCCAATCATTAGTCAATCCGCGGAAATCTATTTTGCAGAACGCTTTACAGATTGCCAGATCTGAGGGAAATGATTTCGTTATCGTGCATTTCAGCGGTCATGGCGGTCAGGCTGTTAATAGTGTTACTCTTGAGTTGAATGAATCAAAAGAGACGATTCAGAGTTTTGAGTTGTTCGGCATTGCACCTAGACAAGTTTCGATATTCGACTGCTGCCGGGGCATCGAAAGGGTTTCGGTTGAGGCCGCGTATGATTCTATTTCGGAGTCCAGAAGCGACATCCGATCCAGATACGAGGCCAGAATTATGATTGCAGCACCCCAGCAACTTAAGCTTTACGCATGTTCCAAGGGGGAGTTTGCGGAAGAAAGTGAGGAGGGGGGGTACTACTCCCATTCACTTTTTCAGGCGGCTATTGACAGTCCGGAAAAATATTGCGCGTTTAACACAGCGCATGCGAGCGCTGCTGAGAATGTGCGGCGGATGACGAAGCAAAAACAGAATCCGGAGATTATCTCCGGGCGCCATCTCGGTTCGCAGAATATAATCATTTCGCTTAGGTAA
- a CDS encoding SAVED domain-containing protein: MTQANTARRQGDDFQARQFWLRAGRLLDKGSPIRRVGFESGPRSYDDIWVEYDRGLGPRTLNGGTLLREHIQCKWHLTPGSYGYQQLIDPDFINAETRSLLQRAHGAHLTHGASGNAVQFSLLTNWHADRNDALRSIMGTQSGAIRVERLFNTRTDNSKTGAVRKAWREHLSLDDEGLRQFAGTLAFRAANDSLDDYRDQLDILFGLVGLRRSPPHESSFPYDDLIYKWLGQGRTEFDRASFRRLCEEEGLLVNSGTPRPIVYGVKSFAHPVDQLEDRCVRVLDFVPDFDERYIRDEVDWASKLYPQLKTFLLGAARETERLRLVLDAHVTLAFAAGSVLHTKIGRVVELEQRSPTRQLWAEDDCTSSPAGPPFELKEVVIDARRPETAVAVAATHDITADVTSYIERSLPQVGRLLVFAPAGRPGPNSVLNGRHAFELAGSVAVEVKARGCAASGETTHLFVAAPNGLTFHLGRHQLLMGRVRLYEFDFDGGQERSYKPSLTLPVS, translated from the coding sequence ATGACCCAGGCAAACACCGCACGTCGCCAGGGCGACGATTTCCAGGCTCGGCAGTTCTGGTTGCGTGCCGGACGTCTGCTCGACAAAGGAAGTCCGATCCGACGCGTCGGATTCGAATCCGGTCCTCGAAGTTACGACGACATTTGGGTCGAATACGACCGCGGTCTTGGTCCACGTACGCTCAACGGCGGGACGCTGCTGCGCGAGCACATTCAGTGCAAGTGGCATCTAACGCCGGGGAGCTACGGCTATCAGCAACTCATTGACCCGGATTTTATCAACGCCGAAACGCGATCGTTGTTGCAACGAGCGCACGGCGCTCACCTCACACACGGCGCCTCGGGCAACGCCGTTCAGTTCTCGCTGCTAACGAACTGGCACGCGGACCGGAACGATGCGCTTCGGTCCATCATGGGAACGCAGTCCGGTGCGATTCGCGTCGAACGGTTGTTCAACACGCGGACTGACAACAGCAAAACGGGGGCCGTCCGCAAAGCTTGGCGAGAGCACTTGTCGCTAGATGACGAGGGACTGCGCCAGTTCGCCGGGACTCTGGCGTTTCGCGCGGCCAACGACTCACTGGACGACTACCGCGACCAATTGGACATCTTGTTTGGCCTTGTTGGGCTACGCCGTAGTCCGCCTCACGAGAGCTCGTTCCCCTACGACGACCTGATCTACAAGTGGCTCGGCCAGGGCCGGACGGAGTTTGACCGGGCCAGTTTTCGGCGTCTTTGTGAGGAAGAGGGTTTGTTGGTCAATAGCGGCACACCCCGCCCCATTGTCTACGGCGTCAAATCGTTCGCCCATCCAGTCGACCAACTCGAGGACCGATGTGTCCGTGTTTTGGACTTCGTGCCCGACTTCGATGAACGGTACATCCGCGATGAGGTGGACTGGGCGAGCAAGCTCTACCCGCAGTTGAAAACGTTTCTCCTTGGCGCCGCCCGGGAAACAGAAAGGCTGCGGCTGGTGCTGGACGCTCACGTCACGTTGGCGTTCGCGGCCGGCTCCGTGCTCCACACGAAAATTGGTCGCGTCGTGGAGTTGGAACAGCGCTCACCTACGCGCCAACTTTGGGCTGAGGACGATTGCACGTCATCCCCTGCCGGCCCCCCGTTTGAGCTCAAAGAAGTCGTCATCGATGCAAGGCGCCCGGAAACCGCTGTAGCCGTTGCCGCGACGCATGACATCACCGCGGACGTGACCTCTTACATCGAACGCTCGCTCCCGCAAGTCGGCCGGCTGTTAGTGTTCGCGCCAGCCGGACGCCCAGGCCCGAACTCCGTGCTTAACGGGCGACACGCCTTTGAGTTGGCAGGCTCTGTGGCAGTGGAGGTCAAAGCACGGGGATGCGCTGCATCTGGGGAGACCACGCATCTGTTCGTGGCGGCCCCCAACGGGTTGACCTTTCACCTTGGGCGACACCAGTTGCTCATGGGACGGGTGCGCCTCTACGAGTTCGACTTCGATGGGGGCCAGGAAAGATCGTACAAGCCCTCGCTGACCCTGCCGGTGTCTTGA
- a CDS encoding AAA family ATPase, with translation MKPTLEELFDQRQTYPDIDARTRLGRLIGLDDQKSRLAKILGLLVHPAGLEAWTKKHHPDATTLLDTVLRRPPLVILAGDVGSGKTELAETIGDAVARQENIEITLFPLSLATRGKGQVGEMTQLLTSAIDYTLAEAKKLQGGRGAKSHGGIILFVDEADALAQSRESSQMHHEDRAGVNAFIRGVDRLAQAKVPAAVIMCTNRLSALDPAVRRRAADILTFARPDEEQRRHVLHERLEPLGLSKTHMDGLVAATGAGKGHEVGFTFSDLTQRLIPSIVLDAYPDHAVEGKRAIEIAKQMAPTPAFRDQA, from the coding sequence ATGAAACCCACCCTCGAAGAACTGTTCGACCAGCGACAGACGTATCCGGACATCGATGCTCGAACGCGCCTGGGTCGGCTGATCGGGCTAGACGACCAAAAATCCCGCTTGGCGAAGATTCTTGGGTTGCTGGTCCATCCCGCAGGATTGGAGGCGTGGACGAAGAAGCATCATCCGGACGCGACCACTCTGCTCGACACGGTCCTGCGGCGGCCGCCGCTGGTCATCCTCGCCGGCGATGTGGGCTCGGGTAAGACCGAGTTAGCCGAGACGATTGGTGACGCCGTGGCGCGCCAGGAAAACATCGAAATCACCTTGTTTCCGCTGAGCCTCGCCACCCGTGGCAAGGGTCAGGTCGGTGAGATGACCCAGTTGCTGACGTCGGCCATCGACTACACGCTGGCCGAAGCGAAGAAGCTGCAAGGCGGTCGCGGCGCGAAGAGCCACGGCGGCATCATTTTGTTCGTCGATGAAGCCGATGCGCTCGCCCAGTCGCGCGAATCCTCCCAGATGCACCACGAGGACCGTGCCGGCGTCAACGCGTTCATTCGCGGTGTCGATCGGTTGGCGCAAGCGAAGGTTCCCGCTGCTGTCATCATGTGTACCAACCGGTTGAGCGCGCTGGATCCGGCCGTACGCCGTCGTGCGGCCGACATCCTGACCTTCGCCCGCCCGGACGAAGAGCAGCGACGTCACGTGCTGCACGAGCGGCTTGAGCCCCTTGGCCTCTCAAAGACCCACATGGATGGCCTTGTTGCCGCCACGGGGGCAGGCAAGGGACACGAGGTCGGTTTTACCTTCTCCGATCTCACCCAGCGCCTGATCCCGTCGATCGTACTCGACGCCTACCCCGACCACGCCGTGGAAGGAAAGCGCGCCATCGAGATCGCTAAACAGATGGCGCCGACCCCGGCGTTTCGCGACCAGGCGTAA
- a CDS encoding CBASS oligonucleotide cyclase translates to MTREHVGHKDILHFAEDRVNLPRDKADEFRAQARRLRERLETYLQEHPDFTLKRMLLSGSLAKGTALRSLNDIDVACYISGADAPQDVTKLLDYLAERLRKAFPNFKPEQVKPQTYSVTVSFAGSGLDVDVVPILYDGDPDWYGNLVSQEDGSFLRTSIPRHLEFAKKRKVAQQTHFVQVVRLAKFWAKRQKAENTGFRFKSFMIEMVMAKLCDDGLDFSDYPEALQHFFTYLARSDLREQIAFSDYYPLSTIGAFTEPVKIIDPVNADNNVSKLYTRQQADMIVEAALDAGDALDAALAAPNKQETVRYWQKVFGPAFQA, encoded by the coding sequence GTGACGCGAGAACATGTAGGGCATAAGGACATCCTCCACTTCGCGGAAGATCGGGTGAACCTTCCGCGCGACAAAGCGGACGAGTTTCGCGCGCAAGCGCGCCGTTTGCGCGAGCGGCTGGAAACGTATCTCCAAGAACATCCCGACTTCACCCTGAAAAGGATGCTGCTGTCCGGTAGCTTGGCCAAGGGCACGGCGCTGCGGTCGCTCAACGACATCGATGTCGCGTGCTACATCAGCGGCGCCGACGCGCCGCAGGATGTCACCAAACTGTTGGATTACCTTGCCGAACGGCTGCGCAAAGCCTTTCCCAACTTCAAACCCGAACAGGTGAAGCCGCAAACCTATTCGGTCACGGTCTCATTCGCGGGGTCCGGGCTGGACGTCGACGTGGTGCCGATCCTCTACGACGGCGATCCCGACTGGTATGGCAACTTGGTCAGCCAAGAAGACGGCTCCTTTCTGCGCACCAGCATTCCCCGGCACTTGGAGTTCGCGAAGAAGCGCAAGGTCGCTCAGCAGACGCACTTCGTACAGGTGGTCCGGCTTGCCAAGTTCTGGGCGAAGCGTCAAAAGGCAGAAAACACGGGGTTCCGATTCAAGTCTTTCATGATCGAGATGGTGATGGCCAAGCTGTGCGACGACGGTTTGGACTTCTCGGACTACCCGGAGGCGCTACAACACTTCTTCACCTACTTGGCGCGCAGCGATCTGCGCGAGCAGATTGCCTTCAGCGACTACTACCCGCTGTCGACCATCGGCGCGTTCACCGAGCCGGTGAAGATCATCGACCCTGTCAACGCGGATAACAACGTCTCGAAACTCTACACCCGGCAGCAAGCCGACATGATCGTGGAGGCTGCGCTCGATGCAGGCGATGCGCTCGATGCCGCGCTCGCTGCGCCCAACAAGCAGGAGACCGTGCGCTACTGGCAGAAGGTCTTCGGCCCCGCGTTCCAGGCATGA
- a CDS encoding NYN domain-containing protein, with product MSTATHTEGRVAVLVDCDNVSPDIVDHALLMAAQFGRVVLRRGYGNPGTLNSKWQETLVRQAFTPHLQYQYAAGKNTADIALALDALEAMFDDRADTFCLVTSDSDFAYLCRKLRERGATVCIVGEAKTPDALRNASDQFFEWTRENSAVDPSGETAEKMSAKTDQSPKADIQKADIAKPTVKRRPRFVAEAVGLLAGSTADGRVPVGALGQYLKRTDPAFSPKVYGHSGLVDMLKTYDLLSLRREAGGNWWVGLSPRPETLAAGGTSTTSPTTPTATGA from the coding sequence ATGAGCACTGCCACCCACACGGAAGGACGCGTCGCCGTCCTGGTCGACTGCGATAACGTCTCACCCGACATCGTGGATCACGCCTTGTTAATGGCAGCCCAGTTCGGCCGGGTGGTCCTTCGTCGCGGCTATGGCAACCCGGGTACGCTCAACAGCAAGTGGCAAGAGACACTGGTCCGCCAAGCGTTTACGCCACACCTGCAGTACCAGTACGCCGCCGGTAAGAATACGGCCGACATTGCCTTGGCTCTGGACGCGCTGGAAGCCATGTTCGATGACCGCGCCGACACCTTCTGCCTGGTCACCAGCGACTCGGACTTCGCCTACCTGTGCCGCAAGCTCCGCGAGCGAGGAGCCACGGTGTGCATCGTTGGCGAAGCCAAGACACCCGACGCCCTTCGGAATGCGAGCGACCAGTTCTTTGAGTGGACCCGCGAAAACTCCGCTGTTGATCCATCAGGCGAGACAGCCGAAAAAATGTCGGCGAAGACCGACCAATCACCCAAAGCGGACATCCAGAAGGCCGATATCGCTAAACCTACCGTCAAACGCCGTCCACGCTTCGTCGCCGAAGCGGTAGGGCTGCTCGCTGGATCGACCGCAGATGGTCGGGTTCCTGTTGGAGCGCTCGGCCAATACCTCAAGCGTACCGACCCTGCGTTTTCCCCTAAGGTCTATGGCCATTCGGGCTTGGTGGACATGCTCAAAACCTACGATTTGCTCAGCCTGCGACGCGAGGCTGGCGGCAACTGGTGGGTTGGTCTCTCACCTCGCCCTGAAACGCTGGCCGCGGGCGGCACATCAACAACTAGTCCAACGACGCCAACAGCCACGGGAGCCTGA
- a CDS encoding site-specific integrase has translation MESELQQKIRRYIANPYGALCFKHIRIGTFSVEEVRVKGREAAISLDQLIHNIQEKAKRWRGGKHGTRTQQPLPMFYPARVLSLEIRDHLSQMTRKGLNPKTVEVTTRTLKLLQLTCGDIPVTRINHQHIHLLWEVLRWAPPGLTLRADFDTFTPEHCIELGKAAGVPAQAPATFERHRRFLVSFFNQLVRMGVIPQSPMAAFGEIKRDLAVDPGRSERLFDDEELQRIFSPESFVKWARNHPHRWWAPMIGLYTGARINEVCQLKLADIIDECGVWCIAIRKTVDPDLAHKETGRSRQSLKGKAAVRTLPIPQPLLDAGFLDFVDDIRGCGHPRLFPHLSAGVNRKTGETNARYSAGVVKQFGGYLKSLGFPKGVGFHAFRHTLATDLHHQGVPDDDIALLTGHSVSKRVPVLHDAYFHKKPMLARKKQIAAFERYRPLVTIPVYQKGQFKKKLADPSKFYP, from the coding sequence TTGGAAAGCGAGCTGCAACAAAAGATCAGGCGCTACATCGCAAACCCCTATGGCGCGCTCTGCTTCAAGCACATCCGGATCGGTACGTTTTCCGTTGAAGAGGTGCGTGTCAAAGGACGTGAGGCTGCGATCAGCTTGGATCAGCTCATACACAACATTCAGGAAAAGGCCAAACGATGGCGCGGCGGCAAGCACGGCACGCGGACCCAACAGCCCCTTCCGATGTTCTACCCAGCGCGGGTTTTGAGCCTTGAGATTCGTGACCATCTCAGCCAGATGACGCGCAAGGGGCTGAATCCCAAAACCGTCGAGGTCACCACACGCACGCTTAAGCTCTTGCAACTGACGTGCGGCGATATCCCAGTGACCCGCATCAACCACCAGCACATCCATTTGCTCTGGGAAGTTCTACGCTGGGCTCCTCCGGGCCTGACGCTTCGGGCTGACTTCGACACCTTCACGCCAGAGCATTGCATTGAACTGGGCAAGGCGGCCGGGGTGCCTGCGCAAGCACCGGCCACGTTCGAACGGCATCGCCGATTTTTGGTGTCGTTCTTCAATCAGCTTGTCCGCATGGGCGTGATCCCCCAATCACCTATGGCGGCGTTCGGCGAGATCAAGCGGGACTTGGCGGTCGACCCCGGCAGATCCGAACGTCTCTTTGACGACGAGGAACTCCAACGGATCTTCTCGCCCGAGAGCTTCGTCAAATGGGCTCGAAACCATCCCCACCGGTGGTGGGCGCCGATGATTGGACTCTATACAGGTGCTCGTATCAACGAGGTGTGCCAGCTGAAACTGGCCGACATCATTGATGAGTGCGGCGTGTGGTGTATCGCCATCCGCAAGACCGTCGATCCCGACCTCGCTCACAAGGAAACCGGACGCAGTCGCCAAAGCCTAAAGGGCAAAGCCGCGGTCCGTACGCTCCCTATCCCGCAGCCACTGCTGGACGCTGGATTTTTGGACTTCGTCGATGACATACGTGGCTGTGGTCACCCTCGGCTCTTTCCCCACCTCTCGGCCGGCGTGAACAGGAAGACGGGGGAGACCAACGCCCGCTACAGCGCGGGCGTGGTGAAGCAGTTCGGCGGCTATCTCAAGAGCCTGGGATTTCCTAAAGGGGTGGGGTTCCACGCCTTCCGCCACACCCTCGCAACCGATCTTCACCACCAGGGTGTTCCGGATGATGACATTGCGTTACTGACTGGTCATTCCGTCAGCAAGCGCGTGCCAGTGCTCCATGACGCCTACTTCCATAAGAAGCCGATGCTCGCCAGGAAGAAACAGATCGCAGCGTTTGAGCGGTATCGACCACTCGTGACAATACCTGTCTACCAAAAGGGCCAGTTCAAGAAGAAGCTGGCCGACCCCAGCAAGTTCTACCCTTAG
- a CDS encoding H-NS family nucleoid-associated regulatory protein, with translation MALTSIQSINAEIKQLEAQKKLVEKRDSEVPKAIEILQRYAKVLTPAQRRKLTKIAGDELGAQGRQASAGAKRPRKIGTVAPKFRLPTGETWTGRGRTPIAFAAWEKGAEGKAWRKANEGGRFPAINGTSVKAPTSAASTKASRGAAKKIGKKAAKKAARPAKKAAGQ, from the coding sequence GTGGCCCTGACCTCAATCCAGTCGATCAACGCCGAGATCAAGCAGTTGGAAGCCCAGAAAAAGCTCGTCGAGAAGCGCGACTCCGAGGTCCCCAAGGCCATTGAGATCCTGCAGCGATACGCCAAGGTGCTGACGCCCGCTCAGCGCCGCAAGCTGACGAAAATCGCTGGGGACGAGCTTGGCGCCCAAGGCCGCCAGGCGTCGGCCGGCGCCAAGCGCCCTCGGAAGATCGGCACGGTGGCGCCCAAGTTCCGTCTGCCCACCGGCGAAACCTGGACCGGGCGCGGCCGAACCCCAATCGCTTTCGCGGCGTGGGAGAAGGGTGCCGAGGGCAAGGCTTGGCGCAAGGCCAACGAAGGTGGGCGCTTCCCCGCCATCAATGGCACGTCCGTCAAGGCTCCCACCAGCGCCGCGTCGACGAAAGCCTCGCGCGGCGCTGCCAAGAAGATCGGAAAGAAGGCGGCCAAGAAGGCTGCGAGGCCTGCGAAAAAGGCGGCCGGCCAGTGA